The following proteins are encoded in a genomic region of Sparus aurata chromosome 11, fSpaAur1.1, whole genome shotgun sequence:
- the sgip1a gene encoding SH3-containing GRB2-like protein 3-interacting protein 1 isoform X8, producing MAEELCKGWFRIVAGTVGSLEVEECKSATMMEGLKKRTRKAFGIRKKEKDNDSTGSPDRDGGEPQEVESSQKKTNGAPNGFYGDIDWDRYNSPEVDDEGYSIRPDEESEEGVLPPTTKKTHFFSSDESEEDEDHRKKFKIKIKPLPADCVVTAPSVDELKASIGNIALSPSPMRSPRRSPGLKRNTSSPGEEIARPRRVIPTLPTVAPTPAPAPQPPSPQTPVSEDTTALFGPPLDTAFGEPKNEGPPPLPPKNVPTSTPPTASSPADDAEASTEADSSTRKPSIADLDNIFGPEPPAGEESGESWVCFSEESSNQPPLPEEPAPPLPASPPPPESPAPPLPTSPPPPEDPAPPLPTSPPPKEVPAPPLPTSPPPSEEHAAPSVPSGPSTPEDRNPPMLTTSPPPAPQKELASPPASSPPPINSPTTVPPAPAPKARTPPAVTPPAVTPPAEEPAARPIPMPLVLSQEEQSKNTDTTQPKEDEGEPVTSPKDASQGSRSTPPPPPPPTYRTVVSSPGPTSGAGGTNSGSSSPVRPATPSSVNATPPPPPPRPPSRPKLPPGKPSVGDVNRPFSPPVHSASPPPIAPLARAESTSSISSTNSMSAATTPTVGKELSVSVSENDQPSLVWFDRGKFYLTFEGCSRGPSPLTMGAQDTLPVAAAFTETVNAFFKGADPSKCVVKIIGEMVLSFPAGITRHFANNPSPAVLTFSITNYSRLEHVLPNPQLLCCDNTTQSKADSKDFWVNMPNLISHLKKVAEQKPQATYYNVDMLKYQVSAEGHQSVPLNLAVSWRCEPTSTDLRIDFKYNGEAMTSPMALNNVQFLVPIDGGVSKLQAVLPPAAWNAEQQRILWKIPDISQKSENGGVGSLLARFQLTEGPSKPAPLAVQFTSEGSTLSGCDIELAGPGYRFSLVKKRFAAGKYLADN from the exons gaTTGAAAAAACGTACCAGGAAGGCCTTTGGGATACggaagaaagaaaaggacaaTGACTCCAC gggGTCCCCAGACAGAGACGGGGGT GAACCCCAAGAGGTTGAATCG TCTCAGAAGAAGACCAACGGGGCCCCTAATGGCTTCTACGGGGATATCGACTGGGACAGATAT AACTCCCCTGAGGTGGATGACGAGGGCTACAGCATCAGACCTGATGAGGAGTCTGAAGAGGGAG TATTGCCGCCTACCACCAAAAAGACCCACTTTTTCTCCTCTGATGAGTCGGAAGAAGACGAGGACCacagaaaaaaattcaaaattaagaTCAAGCCGCTGCCAGCCGATTGTGTAGTGACAGCGCCATCAGTCGACGAGCTCAAAGCCTCCATAGGCAACATAGCCCTTTCCCCATCTCCTATG agGAGTCCG AGACGTAGCCCG GGTTTGAAAAGGAACACATCCA GTCCAGGTGAGGAGATTGCCAGACCAAGGCGTGTCATCCCTACTCTACCCACTGTCGCCCCCACTCCAGCTCCAGCACCACAACCTCCCAG TCCACAAACCCCTGTCTCTGAAGACACCACAGCCTTATTTGGGCCTCCTCTGGACACAGCCTTTGGAGAACCGAAAAATGAAG GTCCACCTCCACTTCCACCCAAGAATgtccccacctccaccccgCCGACTGCTTCTTCCCCTGCAGATGATGCTG AAGCGTCAACAGAAGCAGACAGCTCCACCAGGAAGCCCTCAATCGCTGACTTGGACAACATTTTTGGACCTGAACCCCCTGCTGGTGAGGAATCGGGTGAATCGTGGGTCTGCTTCAGTGAAGAATCTTCTAACCAACCGCCTCTACCAGAAGAACCAGCACCTCCGCTACCAGCCTCGCCGCCTCCACCTGAATCTCCTGCCCCACCCTTACCTACATCACCGCCCCCCCCAGAAGACCCTGCACCACCTCTCCCGACCTCCCCTCCCCCAAAAGAAGTACCTGCGCCTCCTCTACCCACCTCCCCACCACCTTCAGAAGAGCACGCTGCACCTTCTGTCCCCTCAGGTCCTTCTACACCAGAGGACCGAAATCCTCCCATGCTCACCACCTCTCCACCCCCAGCACCACAGAAGGAGCTTGCGTCTCCTCCTGCGTCTTCTCCCCCTCCCATCAACTCGCCCACCACTGTCCCACCAGCTCCTGCTCCCAAAGCAAGAACCCCTCCAGCAGTGACTCCTCCTGCAGTgactcctcctgctgaggaaCCTGCAGCACGCCCCATCCCAATGCCTCTGGTCCTGTCTCAAGAGGAGCAGTCTAAGAACACAGACACCACCCAACCCAAAGAGGACGAAGGTGAACCCGTCACCTCACCCAAGGATGCGAGCCAGGGGAGCCGGAGTAcgcctcccccacctcctccccccacATACCGGACTGTGGTGTCGTCACCGGGCCCCACATCTGGAGCTGGTGGCACAAATAGCG GTTCCTCCTCTCCAGTGCGACCTGCCACTCCTTCATCGGTAAACGccactccaccaccacctccaccccgCCCGCCTTCACGGCCCAAACTTCCTCCAGGAAAACCCTCTGTAGGAGATGTT aaTCGTCCATTCAGCCCACCGGTGCACTCTGCCAGCCCCCCTCCCATCGCCCCATTGGCGCGGGCCGAGAGCAcctcctctatctcctccaCCAATTCCATGAGTGCCGCCACCACCCCCACCGTCGGTAAAGAGctctccgtgtccgtgtcag AGAATGACCAGCCATCCCTTGTATGGTTTGACAGAGGGAAGTTTTATTTAACCTTTGAAG GCTGCTCCAGAGGGCCCAGTCCTCTCACCATGGGGGCTCAGGACACACTTCCTGTGGCCGCTGCATTCACAGAGACAGTCAATGCCTTCTTTAAAGGAGCTGATCCCAGCAA GTGTGTTGTGAAGATCATAGGTGAGATGGTTTTGTCGTTTCCAGCGGGAATAACGCGGCACTTTGCCAATAACCCGTCCCCTGCCGTGCTAACCTTCAGCATAACCAACTACAGCCGACTGGAGCATGTGTTGCCTAACCCCCAGCTCCTCTGCTG CGACAACACCACACAAAGCAAGGCCGATTCCAAGGATTTCTGGGTGAACATGCCAAACCTGATATCCCATTTGAAGAAGGTGGCAGAGCAGAAGCCACAGGCAACATACTATAACGTGGACATGCTCAAATATCAG GTTTCGGCGGAGGGGCACCAGTCGGTTCCTCTGAATCTAGCGGTGAGCTGGAGATGTGAGCCAACCAGCACTGACCTGAGGATAGACTTCAAATACAACGGAGAGGCCATGACGTCGCCGATGGCCCTCAACAACGTCCAGTTCCTCGTCCCCATCGATGGAGGGGTTTCAAAACTACAAGCTGTCTTACCTCCTGCTGCATG GAACGCGGAGCAGCAAAGAATTCTCTGGAAGATTCCTGATATCTCACAGAAATCTGAGAATGGAG GTGTGGGATCGTTGTTAGCTCGCTTTCAGCTAACAGAAGGCCCCAGTAAACCAGCTCCACTGGCGGTGCAGTTCACCAGTGAGGGCAGCACGCTGTCGGGCTGTGACATTGAACTGGCTGGGCCAGGATACCGGTTCTCTCTCGTCAAGAAGAGGTTTGCCGCAG GAAAGTACCTGGCTGACAACTAA
- the sgip1a gene encoding SH3-containing GRB2-like protein 3-interacting protein 1 isoform X11: MMEGLKKRTRKAFGIRKKEKDNDSTGSPDRDGGSQKKTNGAPNGFYGDIDWDRYNSPEVDDEGYSIRPDEESEEGVLPPTTKKTHFFSSDESEEDEDHRKKFKIKIKPLPADCVVTAPSVDELKASIGNIALSPSPMRSPRRSPGLKRNTSSPGEEIARPRRVIPTLPTVAPTPAPAPQPPSPQTPVSEDTTALFGPPLDTAFGEPKNEVVLSESDAWGAPLSEPESSLTRSFPTGSPPPLPPKNVPTSTPPTASSPADDAEASTEADSSTRKPSIADLDNIFGPEPPAGEESGESWVCFSEESSNQPPLPEEPAPPLPASPPPPESPAPPLPTSPPPPEDPAPPLPTSPPPKEVPAPPLPTSPPPSEEHAAPSVPSGPSTPEDRNPPMLTTSPPPAPQKELASPPASSPPPINSPTTVPPAPAPKARTPPAVTPPAVTPPAEEPAARPIPMPLVLSQEEQSKNTDTTQPKEDEGEPVTSPKDASQGSRSTPPPPPPPTYRTVVSSPGPTSGAGGTNSGSSSPVRPATPSSVNATPPPPPPRPPSRPKLPPGKPSVGDVNRPFSPPVHSASPPPIAPLARAESTSSISSTNSMSAATTPTVGKELSVSVSENDQPSLVWFDRGKFYLTFEGCSRGPSPLTMGAQDTLPVAAAFTETVNAFFKGADPSKCVVKIIGEMVLSFPAGITRHFANNPSPAVLTFSITNYSRLEHVLPNPQLLCCDNTTQSKADSKDFWVNMPNLISHLKKVAEQKPQATYYNVDMLKYQVSAEGHQSVPLNLAVSWRCEPTSTDLRIDFKYNGEAMTSPMALNNVQFLVPIDGGVSKLQAVLPPAAWNAEQQRILWKIPDISQKSENGGVGSLLARFQLTEGPSKPAPLAVQFTSEGSTLSGCDIELAGPGYRFSLVKKRFAAGKYLADN; this comes from the exons gaTTGAAAAAACGTACCAGGAAGGCCTTTGGGATACggaagaaagaaaaggacaaTGACTCCAC gggGTCCCCAGACAGAGACGGGGGT TCTCAGAAGAAGACCAACGGGGCCCCTAATGGCTTCTACGGGGATATCGACTGGGACAGATAT AACTCCCCTGAGGTGGATGACGAGGGCTACAGCATCAGACCTGATGAGGAGTCTGAAGAGGGAG TATTGCCGCCTACCACCAAAAAGACCCACTTTTTCTCCTCTGATGAGTCGGAAGAAGACGAGGACCacagaaaaaaattcaaaattaagaTCAAGCCGCTGCCAGCCGATTGTGTAGTGACAGCGCCATCAGTCGACGAGCTCAAAGCCTCCATAGGCAACATAGCCCTTTCCCCATCTCCTATG agGAGTCCG AGACGTAGCCCG GGTTTGAAAAGGAACACATCCA GTCCAGGTGAGGAGATTGCCAGACCAAGGCGTGTCATCCCTACTCTACCCACTGTCGCCCCCACTCCAGCTCCAGCACCACAACCTCCCAG TCCACAAACCCCTGTCTCTGAAGACACCACAGCCTTATTTGGGCCTCCTCTGGACACAGCCTTTGGAGAACCGAAAAATGAAG TGGTTCTGTCCGAGTCCGATGCGTGGGGCGCTCCTCTGTCAGAGCCCGAATCCTCTTTGACAAGATCCTTCCCCACAGGAA GTCCACCTCCACTTCCACCCAAGAATgtccccacctccaccccgCCGACTGCTTCTTCCCCTGCAGATGATGCTG AAGCGTCAACAGAAGCAGACAGCTCCACCAGGAAGCCCTCAATCGCTGACTTGGACAACATTTTTGGACCTGAACCCCCTGCTGGTGAGGAATCGGGTGAATCGTGGGTCTGCTTCAGTGAAGAATCTTCTAACCAACCGCCTCTACCAGAAGAACCAGCACCTCCGCTACCAGCCTCGCCGCCTCCACCTGAATCTCCTGCCCCACCCTTACCTACATCACCGCCCCCCCCAGAAGACCCTGCACCACCTCTCCCGACCTCCCCTCCCCCAAAAGAAGTACCTGCGCCTCCTCTACCCACCTCCCCACCACCTTCAGAAGAGCACGCTGCACCTTCTGTCCCCTCAGGTCCTTCTACACCAGAGGACCGAAATCCTCCCATGCTCACCACCTCTCCACCCCCAGCACCACAGAAGGAGCTTGCGTCTCCTCCTGCGTCTTCTCCCCCTCCCATCAACTCGCCCACCACTGTCCCACCAGCTCCTGCTCCCAAAGCAAGAACCCCTCCAGCAGTGACTCCTCCTGCAGTgactcctcctgctgaggaaCCTGCAGCACGCCCCATCCCAATGCCTCTGGTCCTGTCTCAAGAGGAGCAGTCTAAGAACACAGACACCACCCAACCCAAAGAGGACGAAGGTGAACCCGTCACCTCACCCAAGGATGCGAGCCAGGGGAGCCGGAGTAcgcctcccccacctcctccccccacATACCGGACTGTGGTGTCGTCACCGGGCCCCACATCTGGAGCTGGTGGCACAAATAGCG GTTCCTCCTCTCCAGTGCGACCTGCCACTCCTTCATCGGTAAACGccactccaccaccacctccaccccgCCCGCCTTCACGGCCCAAACTTCCTCCAGGAAAACCCTCTGTAGGAGATGTT aaTCGTCCATTCAGCCCACCGGTGCACTCTGCCAGCCCCCCTCCCATCGCCCCATTGGCGCGGGCCGAGAGCAcctcctctatctcctccaCCAATTCCATGAGTGCCGCCACCACCCCCACCGTCGGTAAAGAGctctccgtgtccgtgtcag AGAATGACCAGCCATCCCTTGTATGGTTTGACAGAGGGAAGTTTTATTTAACCTTTGAAG GCTGCTCCAGAGGGCCCAGTCCTCTCACCATGGGGGCTCAGGACACACTTCCTGTGGCCGCTGCATTCACAGAGACAGTCAATGCCTTCTTTAAAGGAGCTGATCCCAGCAA GTGTGTTGTGAAGATCATAGGTGAGATGGTTTTGTCGTTTCCAGCGGGAATAACGCGGCACTTTGCCAATAACCCGTCCCCTGCCGTGCTAACCTTCAGCATAACCAACTACAGCCGACTGGAGCATGTGTTGCCTAACCCCCAGCTCCTCTGCTG CGACAACACCACACAAAGCAAGGCCGATTCCAAGGATTTCTGGGTGAACATGCCAAACCTGATATCCCATTTGAAGAAGGTGGCAGAGCAGAAGCCACAGGCAACATACTATAACGTGGACATGCTCAAATATCAG GTTTCGGCGGAGGGGCACCAGTCGGTTCCTCTGAATCTAGCGGTGAGCTGGAGATGTGAGCCAACCAGCACTGACCTGAGGATAGACTTCAAATACAACGGAGAGGCCATGACGTCGCCGATGGCCCTCAACAACGTCCAGTTCCTCGTCCCCATCGATGGAGGGGTTTCAAAACTACAAGCTGTCTTACCTCCTGCTGCATG GAACGCGGAGCAGCAAAGAATTCTCTGGAAGATTCCTGATATCTCACAGAAATCTGAGAATGGAG GTGTGGGATCGTTGTTAGCTCGCTTTCAGCTAACAGAAGGCCCCAGTAAACCAGCTCCACTGGCGGTGCAGTTCACCAGTGAGGGCAGCACGCTGTCGGGCTGTGACATTGAACTGGCTGGGCCAGGATACCGGTTCTCTCTCGTCAAGAAGAGGTTTGCCGCAG GAAAGTACCTGGCTGACAACTAA
- the sgip1a gene encoding SH3-containing GRB2-like protein 3-interacting protein 1 isoform X7, which produces MAEELCKGWFRIVAGTVGSLEVEECKSATMMEGLKKRTRKAFGIRKKEKDNDSTGSPDRDGGEPQEVESSQKKTNGAPNGFYGDIDWDRYNSPEVDDEGYSIRPDEESEEGVLPPTTKKTHFFSSDESEEDEDHRKKFKIKIKPLPADCVVTAPSVDELKASIGNIALSPSPMRSPRRSPGLKRNTSSPGEEIARPRRVIPTLPTVAPTPAPAPQPPSPQTPVSEDTTALFGPPLDTAFGEPKNEVVLSESDAWGAPLSEPESSLTRSFPTGSPPPLPPKNVPTSTPPTASSPADDAEASTEADSSTRKPSIADLDNIFGPEPPAGEESGESWVCFSEESSNQPPLPEEPAPPLPASPPPPESPAPPLPTSPPPPEDPAPPLPTSPPPKEVPAPPLPTSPPPSEEHAAPSVPSGPSTPEDRNPPMLTTSPPPAPQKELASPPASSPPPINSPTTVPPAPAPKARTPPAVTPPAVTPPAEEPAARPIPMPLVLSQEEQSKNTDTTQPKEDEGEPVTSPKDASQGSRSTPPPPPPPTYRTVVSSPGPTSGAGGTNSGSSSPVRPATPSSVNATPPPPPPRPPSRPKLPPGKPSVGDVNRPFSPPVHSASPPPIAPLARAESTSSISSTNSMSAATTPTVGKELSVSVSGCSRGPSPLTMGAQDTLPVAAAFTETVNAFFKGADPSKCVVKIIGEMVLSFPAGITRHFANNPSPAVLTFSITNYSRLEHVLPNPQLLCCDNTTQSKADSKDFWVNMPNLISHLKKVAEQKPQATYYNVDMLKYQVSAEGHQSVPLNLAVSWRCEPTSTDLRIDFKYNGEAMTSPMALNNVQFLVPIDGGVSKLQAVLPPAAWNAEQQRILWKIPDISQKSENGGVGSLLARFQLTEGPSKPAPLAVQFTSEGSTLSGCDIELAGPGYRFSLVKKRFAAGKYLADN; this is translated from the exons gaTTGAAAAAACGTACCAGGAAGGCCTTTGGGATACggaagaaagaaaaggacaaTGACTCCAC gggGTCCCCAGACAGAGACGGGGGT GAACCCCAAGAGGTTGAATCG TCTCAGAAGAAGACCAACGGGGCCCCTAATGGCTTCTACGGGGATATCGACTGGGACAGATAT AACTCCCCTGAGGTGGATGACGAGGGCTACAGCATCAGACCTGATGAGGAGTCTGAAGAGGGAG TATTGCCGCCTACCACCAAAAAGACCCACTTTTTCTCCTCTGATGAGTCGGAAGAAGACGAGGACCacagaaaaaaattcaaaattaagaTCAAGCCGCTGCCAGCCGATTGTGTAGTGACAGCGCCATCAGTCGACGAGCTCAAAGCCTCCATAGGCAACATAGCCCTTTCCCCATCTCCTATG agGAGTCCG AGACGTAGCCCG GGTTTGAAAAGGAACACATCCA GTCCAGGTGAGGAGATTGCCAGACCAAGGCGTGTCATCCCTACTCTACCCACTGTCGCCCCCACTCCAGCTCCAGCACCACAACCTCCCAG TCCACAAACCCCTGTCTCTGAAGACACCACAGCCTTATTTGGGCCTCCTCTGGACACAGCCTTTGGAGAACCGAAAAATGAAG TGGTTCTGTCCGAGTCCGATGCGTGGGGCGCTCCTCTGTCAGAGCCCGAATCCTCTTTGACAAGATCCTTCCCCACAGGAA GTCCACCTCCACTTCCACCCAAGAATgtccccacctccaccccgCCGACTGCTTCTTCCCCTGCAGATGATGCTG AAGCGTCAACAGAAGCAGACAGCTCCACCAGGAAGCCCTCAATCGCTGACTTGGACAACATTTTTGGACCTGAACCCCCTGCTGGTGAGGAATCGGGTGAATCGTGGGTCTGCTTCAGTGAAGAATCTTCTAACCAACCGCCTCTACCAGAAGAACCAGCACCTCCGCTACCAGCCTCGCCGCCTCCACCTGAATCTCCTGCCCCACCCTTACCTACATCACCGCCCCCCCCAGAAGACCCTGCACCACCTCTCCCGACCTCCCCTCCCCCAAAAGAAGTACCTGCGCCTCCTCTACCCACCTCCCCACCACCTTCAGAAGAGCACGCTGCACCTTCTGTCCCCTCAGGTCCTTCTACACCAGAGGACCGAAATCCTCCCATGCTCACCACCTCTCCACCCCCAGCACCACAGAAGGAGCTTGCGTCTCCTCCTGCGTCTTCTCCCCCTCCCATCAACTCGCCCACCACTGTCCCACCAGCTCCTGCTCCCAAAGCAAGAACCCCTCCAGCAGTGACTCCTCCTGCAGTgactcctcctgctgaggaaCCTGCAGCACGCCCCATCCCAATGCCTCTGGTCCTGTCTCAAGAGGAGCAGTCTAAGAACACAGACACCACCCAACCCAAAGAGGACGAAGGTGAACCCGTCACCTCACCCAAGGATGCGAGCCAGGGGAGCCGGAGTAcgcctcccccacctcctccccccacATACCGGACTGTGGTGTCGTCACCGGGCCCCACATCTGGAGCTGGTGGCACAAATAGCG GTTCCTCCTCTCCAGTGCGACCTGCCACTCCTTCATCGGTAAACGccactccaccaccacctccaccccgCCCGCCTTCACGGCCCAAACTTCCTCCAGGAAAACCCTCTGTAGGAGATGTT aaTCGTCCATTCAGCCCACCGGTGCACTCTGCCAGCCCCCCTCCCATCGCCCCATTGGCGCGGGCCGAGAGCAcctcctctatctcctccaCCAATTCCATGAGTGCCGCCACCACCCCCACCGTCGGTAAAGAGctctccgtgtccgtgtcag GCTGCTCCAGAGGGCCCAGTCCTCTCACCATGGGGGCTCAGGACACACTTCCTGTGGCCGCTGCATTCACAGAGACAGTCAATGCCTTCTTTAAAGGAGCTGATCCCAGCAA GTGTGTTGTGAAGATCATAGGTGAGATGGTTTTGTCGTTTCCAGCGGGAATAACGCGGCACTTTGCCAATAACCCGTCCCCTGCCGTGCTAACCTTCAGCATAACCAACTACAGCCGACTGGAGCATGTGTTGCCTAACCCCCAGCTCCTCTGCTG CGACAACACCACACAAAGCAAGGCCGATTCCAAGGATTTCTGGGTGAACATGCCAAACCTGATATCCCATTTGAAGAAGGTGGCAGAGCAGAAGCCACAGGCAACATACTATAACGTGGACATGCTCAAATATCAG GTTTCGGCGGAGGGGCACCAGTCGGTTCCTCTGAATCTAGCGGTGAGCTGGAGATGTGAGCCAACCAGCACTGACCTGAGGATAGACTTCAAATACAACGGAGAGGCCATGACGTCGCCGATGGCCCTCAACAACGTCCAGTTCCTCGTCCCCATCGATGGAGGGGTTTCAAAACTACAAGCTGTCTTACCTCCTGCTGCATG GAACGCGGAGCAGCAAAGAATTCTCTGGAAGATTCCTGATATCTCACAGAAATCTGAGAATGGAG GTGTGGGATCGTTGTTAGCTCGCTTTCAGCTAACAGAAGGCCCCAGTAAACCAGCTCCACTGGCGGTGCAGTTCACCAGTGAGGGCAGCACGCTGTCGGGCTGTGACATTGAACTGGCTGGGCCAGGATACCGGTTCTCTCTCGTCAAGAAGAGGTTTGCCGCAG GAAAGTACCTGGCTGACAACTAA
- the sgip1a gene encoding SH3-containing GRB2-like protein 3-interacting protein 1 isoform X2, translated as MAEELCKGWFRIVAGTVGSLEVEECKSATMMEGLKKRTRKAFGIRKKEKDNDSTGSPDRDGGEPQEVESSQKKTNGAPNGFYGDIDWDRYNSPEVDDEGYSIRPDEESEEGVLPPTTKKTHFFSSDESEEDEDHRKKFKIKIKPLPADCVVTAPSVDELKASIGNIALSPSPMRSPRRSPGLKRNTSSEEIARPRRVIPTLPTVAPTPAPAPQPPSPQTPVSEDTTALFGPPLDTAFGEPKNEVVLSESDAWGAPLSEPESSLTRSFPTGSPPPLPPKNVPTSTPPTASSPADDAEASTEADSSTRKPSIADLDNIFGPEPPAGEESGESWVCFSEESSNQPPLPEEPAPPLPASPPPPESPAPPLPTSPPPPEDPAPPLPTSPPPKEVPAPPLPTSPPPSEEHAAPSVPSGPSTPEDRNPPMLTTSPPPAPQKELASPPASSPPPINSPTTVPPAPAPKARTPPAVTPPAVTPPAEEPAARPIPMPLVLSQEEQSKNTDTTQPKEDEGEPVTSPKDASQGSRSTPPPPPPPTYRTVVSSPGPTSGAGGTNSGSSSPVRPATPSSVNATPPPPPPRPPSRPKLPPGKPSVGDVNRPFSPPVHSASPPPIAPLARAESTSSISSTNSMSAATTPTVGKELSVSVSENDQPSLVWFDRGKFYLTFEGCSRGPSPLTMGAQDTLPVAAAFTETVNAFFKGADPSKCVVKIIGEMVLSFPAGITRHFANNPSPAVLTFSITNYSRLEHVLPNPQLLCCDNTTQSKADSKDFWVNMPNLISHLKKVAEQKPQATYYNVDMLKYQVSAEGHQSVPLNLAVSWRCEPTSTDLRIDFKYNGEAMTSPMALNNVQFLVPIDGGVSKLQAVLPPAAWNAEQQRILWKIPDISQKSENGGVGSLLARFQLTEGPSKPAPLAVQFTSEGSTLSGCDIELAGPGYRFSLVKKRFAAGKYLADN; from the exons gaTTGAAAAAACGTACCAGGAAGGCCTTTGGGATACggaagaaagaaaaggacaaTGACTCCAC gggGTCCCCAGACAGAGACGGGGGT GAACCCCAAGAGGTTGAATCG TCTCAGAAGAAGACCAACGGGGCCCCTAATGGCTTCTACGGGGATATCGACTGGGACAGATAT AACTCCCCTGAGGTGGATGACGAGGGCTACAGCATCAGACCTGATGAGGAGTCTGAAGAGGGAG TATTGCCGCCTACCACCAAAAAGACCCACTTTTTCTCCTCTGATGAGTCGGAAGAAGACGAGGACCacagaaaaaaattcaaaattaagaTCAAGCCGCTGCCAGCCGATTGTGTAGTGACAGCGCCATCAGTCGACGAGCTCAAAGCCTCCATAGGCAACATAGCCCTTTCCCCATCTCCTATG agGAGTCCG AGACGTAGCCCG GGTTTGAAAAGGAACACATCCA GTGAGGAGATTGCCAGACCAAGGCGTGTCATCCCTACTCTACCCACTGTCGCCCCCACTCCAGCTCCAGCACCACAACCTCCCAG TCCACAAACCCCTGTCTCTGAAGACACCACAGCCTTATTTGGGCCTCCTCTGGACACAGCCTTTGGAGAACCGAAAAATGAAG TGGTTCTGTCCGAGTCCGATGCGTGGGGCGCTCCTCTGTCAGAGCCCGAATCCTCTTTGACAAGATCCTTCCCCACAGGAA GTCCACCTCCACTTCCACCCAAGAATgtccccacctccaccccgCCGACTGCTTCTTCCCCTGCAGATGATGCTG AAGCGTCAACAGAAGCAGACAGCTCCACCAGGAAGCCCTCAATCGCTGACTTGGACAACATTTTTGGACCTGAACCCCCTGCTGGTGAGGAATCGGGTGAATCGTGGGTCTGCTTCAGTGAAGAATCTTCTAACCAACCGCCTCTACCAGAAGAACCAGCACCTCCGCTACCAGCCTCGCCGCCTCCACCTGAATCTCCTGCCCCACCCTTACCTACATCACCGCCCCCCCCAGAAGACCCTGCACCACCTCTCCCGACCTCCCCTCCCCCAAAAGAAGTACCTGCGCCTCCTCTACCCACCTCCCCACCACCTTCAGAAGAGCACGCTGCACCTTCTGTCCCCTCAGGTCCTTCTACACCAGAGGACCGAAATCCTCCCATGCTCACCACCTCTCCACCCCCAGCACCACAGAAGGAGCTTGCGTCTCCTCCTGCGTCTTCTCCCCCTCCCATCAACTCGCCCACCACTGTCCCACCAGCTCCTGCTCCCAAAGCAAGAACCCCTCCAGCAGTGACTCCTCCTGCAGTgactcctcctgctgaggaaCCTGCAGCACGCCCCATCCCAATGCCTCTGGTCCTGTCTCAAGAGGAGCAGTCTAAGAACACAGACACCACCCAACCCAAAGAGGACGAAGGTGAACCCGTCACCTCACCCAAGGATGCGAGCCAGGGGAGCCGGAGTAcgcctcccccacctcctccccccacATACCGGACTGTGGTGTCGTCACCGGGCCCCACATCTGGAGCTGGTGGCACAAATAGCG GTTCCTCCTCTCCAGTGCGACCTGCCACTCCTTCATCGGTAAACGccactccaccaccacctccaccccgCCCGCCTTCACGGCCCAAACTTCCTCCAGGAAAACCCTCTGTAGGAGATGTT aaTCGTCCATTCAGCCCACCGGTGCACTCTGCCAGCCCCCCTCCCATCGCCCCATTGGCGCGGGCCGAGAGCAcctcctctatctcctccaCCAATTCCATGAGTGCCGCCACCACCCCCACCGTCGGTAAAGAGctctccgtgtccgtgtcag AGAATGACCAGCCATCCCTTGTATGGTTTGACAGAGGGAAGTTTTATTTAACCTTTGAAG GCTGCTCCAGAGGGCCCAGTCCTCTCACCATGGGGGCTCAGGACACACTTCCTGTGGCCGCTGCATTCACAGAGACAGTCAATGCCTTCTTTAAAGGAGCTGATCCCAGCAA GTGTGTTGTGAAGATCATAGGTGAGATGGTTTTGTCGTTTCCAGCGGGAATAACGCGGCACTTTGCCAATAACCCGTCCCCTGCCGTGCTAACCTTCAGCATAACCAACTACAGCCGACTGGAGCATGTGTTGCCTAACCCCCAGCTCCTCTGCTG CGACAACACCACACAAAGCAAGGCCGATTCCAAGGATTTCTGGGTGAACATGCCAAACCTGATATCCCATTTGAAGAAGGTGGCAGAGCAGAAGCCACAGGCAACATACTATAACGTGGACATGCTCAAATATCAG GTTTCGGCGGAGGGGCACCAGTCGGTTCCTCTGAATCTAGCGGTGAGCTGGAGATGTGAGCCAACCAGCACTGACCTGAGGATAGACTTCAAATACAACGGAGAGGCCATGACGTCGCCGATGGCCCTCAACAACGTCCAGTTCCTCGTCCCCATCGATGGAGGGGTTTCAAAACTACAAGCTGTCTTACCTCCTGCTGCATG GAACGCGGAGCAGCAAAGAATTCTCTGGAAGATTCCTGATATCTCACAGAAATCTGAGAATGGAG GTGTGGGATCGTTGTTAGCTCGCTTTCAGCTAACAGAAGGCCCCAGTAAACCAGCTCCACTGGCGGTGCAGTTCACCAGTGAGGGCAGCACGCTGTCGGGCTGTGACATTGAACTGGCTGGGCCAGGATACCGGTTCTCTCTCGTCAAGAAGAGGTTTGCCGCAG GAAAGTACCTGGCTGACAACTAA